A single Oncorhynchus keta strain PuntledgeMale-10-30-2019 unplaced genomic scaffold, Oket_V2 Un_contig_17116_pilon_pilon, whole genome shotgun sequence DNA region contains:
- the LOC127919571 gene encoding MORC family CW-type zinc finger protein 3-like produces MARFSEHGIRLSSMSPSFLNSNSTSHTWPFSAVAELIDNASDPGVTARQIWIDVVEEQQQLCLAFTDNGSGMTPNKLHKMLR; encoded by the exons ATGGCGAGGTTTAGCGAGCATGGGATTCGCCTCAGTTCC ATGAGTCCGTCCTTCCTGAATAGTAATTCAACAAGTCATACGTGGCCTTTCAGCGCAGTTGCAGAACTAATAG ATAATGCGTCAGACCCGGGCGTGACAGCCAGGCAGATCTGGATAGATGTGGTGGAGGAACAGCAACAGCTCTGTCTGGCCTTCACTGACAACGGCAGCGGCATGACCCCCAACAAACTGCACAAAATGCTCAGGTGA